The Arachis hypogaea cultivar Tifrunner chromosome 14, arahy.Tifrunner.gnm2.J5K5, whole genome shotgun sequence genome has a segment encoding these proteins:
- the LOC112798233 gene encoding chloroplastic group IIA intron splicing facilitator CRS1, chloroplastic, whose protein sequence is MFFLSLHPQLSLNSSTHSYSYPCISSSFNNNNQNQHHHPNSIPIPKDPNNSHSDASSITIKVKAPTPPWMKGPLLLQPHDILDLSKPKNKRLSKRHMDKEEEESERVDKALHRKEVRGKKVMKRIARSIEMLRRNRNSAETQLSSSAKEESFGGYLEKLEENVMVRSKERMPWERNVSVMDSSAKYENFDGYFGKLKENGDDDDDEKVRRCKRRMPWEKDEKSVLFVRLKKEKPVTAADLTLDKVLLKRLRSEAAKMRIWVKVKKLGVTQDVVDEIKRTWRNNELAMLKFDIPLCKNMDRAREIVELKTGGLVVWSRKDTLVVYRGCNYQLTSTSAPKVYPRYIRGQTKNPYETNMVESVKSNNTNDMPSRNGNDNDSASTCIQEVNCSGSLYERETDRLLDGLGPRFVDWWYPKPLPVDADLLSETVPGFKPSFRLCPPYSSAKITDYELTYFRKLAKPLPVHFVLGRNRRLQGLAAAILKLWEKSLIAKIAIKFGVPNTDNESMANELKLLTGGVLLLRNKYYIILYRGNDFLPSNVASLVEKRELELKSYQFHEEVARMRANEAISFSDYAQQETSTSGSLTEFEEIQTMLKDVKKVKADLNIQLEAEIYRLERQLKEQQRKAFILNKKIERSAAELAKLDAAWTPAEKDADIEIMTDEERQCFRNIGLKMSGLLVLGRRGIFDGVLEGLHQHWKHREVVKVITKQRLISRVIYTAKMLETESGGILVSVDKLKEGHAIIIYRGKNYRRPSEKVAKNLLTKRKALQRSLEMQRLGSLKFFAHQRQQTISDLKLKLGELQQRKEPEQLETDN, encoded by the exons ATGTTCTTCCTTTCACTTCATCCTCAGCTATCTCTCAACTCATCAACGCATTCATACTCTTACCCTTGCATTTCCTCttcattcaacaacaacaatcagaATCAGCACCACCATCCCAATTCCATTCCAATCCCCAAAGACCCCAACAATTCTCATTCTGATGCTTCCTCCATCACCATCAAAGTGAAAGCTCCAACACCTCCATGGATGAAGGGTCCCCTTCTTCTCCAACCCCACGACATCCTTGACCTCTCTAAGCCCAAAAACAAGAGGCTCAGCAAGCGCCACatggataaagaagaagaagaatctgagcgTGTTGATAAGGCCCTCCATAGGAAAGAGGTCAGAGGGAAGAAAGTCATGAAGAGAATTGCCAGAAGCATTGAGATGCTTAGGAGAAATCGTAATTCAGCTGAGACCCAATTAAGTTCTTCTGCAAAAGAAGAAAGCTTTGGAGGGTATTTGGAGAAATTGGAGGAGAATGTTATGGTTAGGAGCAAGGAGAGAATGCCTTGGGAGAGGAATGTGTCTGTGATGGATTCTTCAGCAAAATATGAAAACTTTGATGGGTATTTTGGTAAATTGAAggagaatggtgatgatgatgatgatgagaaggttAGGAGGTGTAAGAGGAGAATGCCATGGGAGAAGGATGAGAAGAGTGTTTTATTTGTGAGGTTGAAGAAGGAAAAGCCTGTGACTGCTGCTGATTTAACTCTTGATAAAGTGCTTCTCAAGAGGCTTAGAAGCGAGGCTGCAAAGATGAGAATTTGGGTGAAGGTTAAGAAACTTGGTGTTACACAAGATGTTGTGGATGAAATCAAAAGGACTTGGAGGAACAATGAGCTTGCCATGCTTAAATTTGACATCCCCTTATGCAAGAATATGGATAGAGCCCGAGAAATTGTCGAG TTGAAGACTGGTGGCTTGGTTGTCTGGAGTAGGAAGGATACTCTTGTTGTATACCGAGGATGCAATTATCAGTTGACTTCTACAAGTGCTCCAAAGGTTTATCCTCGCTATATTCGTGGACAAACTAAAAATCCTTATGAAACAAACATGGTGGAGTCAGTTAAATCCAACAATACTAATGACATGCCAAGCCGGAATGGTAACGATAATGATTCCGCATCAACTTGCATTCAAGAAGTGAATTGCAGTGGATCATTGTATGAGAGGGAGACTGATAGATTATTGGATGGCTTAGGACCTCGGTTCGTCGACTGGTGGTATCCCAAGCCACTTCCGGTAGATGCTGATCTACTTTCAGAAACGGTTCCTGGATTTAAGCCTTCATTTAGGCTATGTCCACCTTATTCAAGTGCAAAAATTACTGATTATGAGTTAACATACTTCAGGAAGCTTGCAAAACCTTTGCCAGTCCATTTTGTCCTTG GAAGGAACAGAAGACTTCAAGGCTTAGCTGCTGCTATCCTGAAGTTGTGGGAGAAGAGTCTTATTGCAAAAATTGCTATCAAGTTTGGGGTTCCAAATACTGACAATGAATCGATGGCCAATGAATTGAAG CTTCTAACCGGGGGAGTTCTGTTGTTGCGTAACAAGTATTACATAATTCTCTACAGGGGAAATGATTTCCTTCCTAGCAATGTTGCATCTTTGGTAGAAAAGAGAGAATTGGAACTTAAAAGTTACCAATTTCACGAAGAAGTTGCACGAATGAGAGCAAATGAAGCCATTTCTTTTAGTGATTACGCACAACAAGAAACAAGTACAAGTGGAAGTTTAACAGAATTTGAGGAAATTCAAACGATGCTTAAGGATGTAAAGAAAGTCAAGGCAGATTTAAATATTCAACTGGAAGCAGAAATATATAGATTGGAGAGGCAATTGAAAGAGCAACAGCGCAAAGCTTTCATT CTTAACAAGAAAATAGAGAGATCGGCTGCAGAACTAGCAAAGTTAGATGCCGCATGGACTCCTGCAGAGAAGGACGCAGACATAGAAATCATGACTGATGAGGAGAGACAATGTTTCCGAAATATAGGATTGAAGATGAGTGGTTTGTTAGTGCTTG GTAGGCGTGGAATTTTTGATGGCGTATTGGAAGGCCTACACCAGCACTGGAAACACAGAGAAGTTGTGAAGGTCATCACCAAGCAGAGACTAATCAGTCGGGTCATCTACACTGCGAAAATGCTGGAAACTGAGAGTGGTGGAATCTTAGTTTCAGTTGACAAACTCAAAGAGGGCCATGCAATCATTATCTACCGTGGTAAAAACTATCGACGGCCTTCAGAAAAGGTAGCGAAAAATCTCCTAACCAAAAGAAAAGCATTGCAAAGATCTCTTGAAATGCAGAGACTTGGA TCACTGAAATTTTTCGCTCATCAGAGACAGCAGACTATCTCCGATTTGAAGCTAAAACTG GGTGAACTGCAGCAGAGAAAGGAACCTGAGCAGCTTGAAACGGACAATTAA
- the LOC112798234 gene encoding bidirectional sugar transporter NEC1-like yields the protein MFSLSDHELVFIFGLLGNIVSFMVFLAPLPTFYTIYKNKSSEGFQSIPYVVALLSAMLLLYYGYLKTNAILIITINCIGCVIEVAYLLMYIIYAPRKHKISTLWMMLGADVAGLGITMIITTFIVRGDKRVHAVGWICAIFNIAVFAAPLSIMRRVMKTKSVEYMPFSLSLFLTLCATMWFFYGLFDKDYYIMLPNVLGFLFGFAQMALYLIYKNANSKIENNIPEQQPEWGITVHTAHHDCDGNKTNFPSEMEMKDNDQV from the exons ATGTTTTCATTATCTGATCATGAGTTGGTCTTCATTTTTGGTCTCCTAG GTAACATTGTCTCATTCATGGTGTTCTTAGCACCCTT GCCAACCTTCTATACAATATACAAGAACAAATCATCTGAAGGATTTCAATCAATTCCATATGTAGTTGCACTTCTAAGTGCAATGTTACTGTTATATTATGGTTACCTTAAGACCAATGCAATTTTGATCATCACCATCAACTGTATTGGATGTGTTATAGAAGTTGCATACCTTCTCATGTATATTATATATGCTCCCAGGAAGCACAAG ATTTCTACCTTGTGGATGATGCTTGGTGCTGACGTGGCTGGTCTTGGCATAACCATGATAATCACCACCTTCATTGTGAGAGGGGACAAACGTGTTCATGCAGTTGGTTGGATTTGCGCCATTTTCAACATTGCAGTGTTTGCTGCACCCTTAAGTATCATG AGGAGGGTGATGAAGACCAAAAGTGTAGAGTACATGCCATTTTCTTTGTCCTTGTTTCTTACCCTCTGTGCTACCATGTGGTTTTTCTATGGACTCTTCGACAAGGATTATTACATCATG CTTCCTAATGTGCTAGGATTTTTGTTTGGTTTCGCTCAAATGGCCTTATACCTCATATACAAGAATGCAAATAGCAAAATTGAGAACAATATTCCAGAGCAACAACCAGAATGGGGAATCACAGTGCACACTGCACACCATGATTGTGATGGCAACAAAACCAATTTCCCTTCAGAGATGGAAATGAAAGATAATGATCAAGTTTGA
- the LOC112794516 gene encoding glycosyltransferase BC10-like has product MERNPPYHYFLFIILGISLATMAPLLFTTFMSSPPSLELPTNYSQPLDVTTSHNFTKVCDLNTPTIMHNMDDEELFLKASMVQGIQDYFPKNKTNNNIVPKVAFMFLVRGALPLAPLWESFFKGHKEFYSIYLHQHPSFNETLPPDSVFFGRKIPSKPTSWGLSSLVDAERRLLANALLDSSNQRFVLLSESCIPLFGFKAIYDYLMNTNLSFLESYDMSGRPGTGRYHPKMWPIVNITNFRKGSQWFEVKRDIAIEIVKDTKYIPLFKKYCVPLPHGICFCDEHYLPTLLQMLHYKMNAKRSITWVDWSIAEGPHPREIGSSSYNITYEFLNKIRFGSKCVYNGNITNMCFLFARKFLPSALEPLLRVSPLLFGIDP; this is encoded by the exons ATGGAGCGAAACCCACCATATCATTATTTTCTCTTCATTATCCTTGGCATATCACTAGCAACAATGGCACCATTATTATTCACAACATTTATGTCATCACCACCTTCATTAGAATTACCAACAAATTATTCACAACCGTTAGATGTAACTACATCACATAATTTCACCAAAGTGTGTGATTTGAATACACCAACAATCATGCACAACATGGACGATGAAGAGTTGTTCCTCAAAGCAAGTATGGTCCAAGGAATCCAAGATTATTTTCCTAAGaacaaaactaataataatattgttcCAAAGGTAGCATTCATGTTCTTGGTGAGAGGTGCATTGCCCTTAGCACCATTGTGGGAGAGCTTCTTCAAAGGACACAAAGAGTTCTACTCCATTTACTTGCATCAACATCCTTCTTTCAATGAAACCTTGCCTCCAGATTCTGTTTTCTTTGGAAGAAAAATCCCTAGCaag CCAACTTCATGGGGCTTGTCATCACTTGTAGATGCTGAGAGGCGTCTTCTTGCTAATGCACTTCTTGATTCATCCAACCAACGCTTTGTTCTTCTCTCAGAATCATGCATTCCATTGTTTGGTTTCAAAGCAATCTATGACTATCTCATGAACACAAACCTTAGCTTCTTAGAATCATATGATATGTCTGGAAGACCGGGAACCGGAAGATACCATCCAAAAATGTGGCCAATCGTTAACATAACAAATTTCCGAAAGGGGTCTCAATGGTTTGAAGTGAAGCGTGACATTGCAATTGAAATAGTGAAAGACACTAAGTACATCCCTTTGTTTAAGAAGTATTGTGTTCCACTTCCACATGGGATATGCTTTTGTGATGAACATTATTTGCCCACACTTTTGCAAATGTTGCACTACAAGATGAACGCAAAACGTAGCATCACTTGGGTGGATTGGTCAATTGCTGAAGGCCCTCACCCAAGAGAAATTGGTTCAAGTAGTTATAACATTACTtatgagtttttgaacaaaattaggTTTGGATCAAAGTGTGTTTACAATGGGAACATCACCAACATGTGTTTCCTCTTTGCTAGAAAGTTTCTTCCAAGTGCATTAGAGCCTTTGCTTAGGGTGTCTCCTTTGTTGTTTGGTATTGATCCTTAA
- the LOC112794515 gene encoding delta(7)-sterol-C5(6)-desaturase-like: protein MDDESGYFQLFVEDGNFYNRILLGTLLPEQLWVPLPHFFQTWLRNYIGGLLMYFIPGFFWSFYIYHWKNNVYVPREAIPSSEAMLMQIQVSMKALPWYTLLPTIEEYITEGGWTRCFPRVHYVGWLHYVVYVALYLILVEFGIYWMHKLLHDIKPLYKHLHAPHHIYNNKHNILSPFAGLALHPLDGILQALPYSIALFIVPMHFSTHLVILFMEGIWTASSHDCINAKFWPIMGSGYHTVHHVTYRHNYGHFTIWMDWMFGTLVEPDDHNIRKINLSNN from the exons ATGGACGATGAAAGTGGCTACTTTCAACTTTTTGTGGAGGACGGTAACTTCTACAATCGCATTCTGCTCGGAACCCTATTGCCGGAGCAGTTGTGGGTCCCACTACCCCACTTCTTCCAAACATGGCTGCGCAACTACATCGGAGGACTCCTTATGTACTTCATCCCCGGCTTCTTTTGGAGCTTCTATATTTATCATTGGAAAAATAACGTTTATGTCCCTAGAG AAGCCATTCCATCTAGCGAAGCCATGCTAATGCAAATACAAGTTTCAATGAAAGCATTGCCATGGTATACTTTGCTTCCAACAATTGAAGAATACATAACAGAAGGTGGCTGGACAAGGTGTTTTCCAAGAGTGCATTATGTTGGTTGGCTTCATTATGTTGTTTATGTTGCACTCTATCTTATTCTTGTAGAGTTTGGAATTTATTGGATGCACAAATTGCTTCATGACATTAAACCACTTTACAAACATCTTCATGCTCCTCATCACATCTACAACAACAAACACAACATTCTCTCCCCATTTGCCG GGTTGGCGTTGCACCCACTTGATGGGATATTGCAGGCATTACCATATAGCATTGCTCTGTTCATTGTGCCTATGCATTTTTCAACACATTTAGTGATCTTGTTCATGGAAGGCATTTGGACAGCAAGCAGTCATGATTgcattaatgcaaaattttggcCTATAATGGGTTCTGGTTATCACACTGTTCATCACGTGACATATCGCCATAACTATGGCCACTTCACTATATGGATGGATTGGATGTTTGGGACTCTTGTTGAACCTGATGATCATAATATAAGGAAGATTAATCTATCTAATAATTAa
- the LOC112798235 gene encoding plastidic glucose transporter 4-like: MSSNSRTSCWGLRPGSSTMETELSTARRGFAAGIFGSSAKPRSIRAQASSDEDVEDLLPANNVPGKSSGTVLPFVGVACLGATLFGYHLGVVNGALEYLAKDLGITENTVLQGWIVSSLLAGATVGSFTGGALADKFGRTRTFQLDAIPLAVGAFLCATAQSIQTMIVGRLLAGIGIGVTSAIVPLYISEISPTEIRGALGSVNQLFICIGILAALVAGLPLAGNPIWWRTMFGISVVPSVLLALGMAVSPESPRWLFQQGKISDAEKAIKTLYGKERVASVMHDLTAASQGSSEPEARWFDLFSSRYRKVVSVGAALFLFQQFAGINAVVYYSTSVFRSAGIASDIAASALVGASNVFGTVIASSLMDKQGRKSLLITSFTGMAVSMLLLSLSFTWSVLAPYSGTLAVLGTVAYVLSFSLGAGPVPALLLPEIFASRIRAKAISLSLGTHWISNFVIGLYFLSVVNKFGISSVYLGFSTVCILAVLYVSGNVVETKGRSLEEIERALSPAS; encoded by the exons ATGAGTAGTAACAGTAGAACCAGTTGCTGGGGTTTGAGGCCTGGTTCGAGCACAATGGAAACTGAGCTCAGCACTGCAAGAAGGGGTTTTGCAGCAGGAATTTTTGGCTCTTCTGCTAAGCCTAGATCAATAAGGGCTCAAGCTTCTTCTG ATGAAGATGTTGAAGATCTTCTCCCTGCTAATAATGTTCCTGGAAAATCTTCTGGGACCGTCTTGCCCTTTGTTGGTGTTGCTTGCCTTGGAGCCACTTTATTCGGTTATCATCTTGG GGTGGTAAATGGAGCTCTTGAGTACCTGGCCAAGGATCTTGGTATTACTGAGAACACTGTACTACAAG GATGGATTGTCAGCTCTCTACTTGCTGGCGCCACTGTGGGTTCATTCACTGGTGGAGCATTGGCTGACAAATTCGGCCGAACTAGGACCTTTCAGTTAGATGCAATTCCACTAGCAGTTGGAGCATTTCTTTG TGCTACAGCTCAAAGCATTCAGACGATGATTGTTGGCCGCTTACTAGCTGGTATAGGAATCGGTGTTACATCTGCAATTGTACCATTATACATATCTGAG ATTTCTCCAACTGAAATTCGCGGTGCGCTTGGATCTGTTAATCAACTTTTTATATGTATTGGGATTCTTGCAGCATTAGTAGCCGGTTTGCCTCTGGCAGGAAATCCTATATG GTGGCGGACAATGTTTGGAATTTCGGTTGTTCCATCTGTTCTGTTAGCACTAGGAATGGCAGTTTCTCCGGAAAGTCCTAGATGGCTCTTTCAG CAAGGGAAAATATCTGATGCGGAGAAAGCAATTAAAACACTTTATGGAAAAGAAAGAGTTGCTTCGGTTATGCATGACTTAACAGCAGCAAGTCAAGGTTCTTCTGAACCTGAAGCAAGGTGGTTTGATCTTTTTAGTAGCAGGTATCGGAAAG TTGTCAGTGTTGGAGCAGCACTTTTCTTGTTCCAGCAGTTTGCTGGAATTAATGCCGTGGTGTATTATTCGACTTCTGTTTTCCGCAGTGCTGGAATTGCTTCTGACATTGCAGCAAGTGCCCTTGTTGGTGCTTCAAATGTCTTCG GCACTGTAATCGCTTCATCCTTGATGGACAAACAAGGAAGGAAAAGTCTCCTTATCACAAGTTTTACCGGAATG GCTGTTTCTATGTTGCTTCTTTCTCTGTCTTTCACTTGGAGTGTCCTTGCACCATATTCTGGTACCCTTGCAGTGCTTGGAACTGTCGC CTATGTGTTATCCTTTTCTCTTGGTGCTGGTCCTGTGCCTGCTCTTCTTCTACCTGAGATATTTGCCTCGAGAATTAGAGCTAAAGCGATCTCTTTGTCGTTAGGCACACATTGG ATCTCCAACTTTGTGATTGGACTGTATTTCCTAAGTGTTGTAAACAAGTTTGGAATCAGCAGTGTGTACTTGGGGTTCTCAACTGTGTGTATTCTTGCTGTATTGTACGTATCTGGTAATGTTGTGGAAACAAAGGGTCGTTCATTAGAAGAAATAGAACGTGCTCTTAGCCCTGCATCTTAA